CGCGTAACATTGGATCACGTGGGCGTGTGCATTTGTAGGTTCAGCCAGTTGAATGGTGAACTATACGTGCAGAAACCTGGATAGACCGGCGCCAGAGATCCAAGGTGAATCAATTCCGCAGCGAGGAGCCGTGCTTGCACAACATCGTCAGACTcacctcgccgtcttctccccccTCAGATTTCTGAACCTTCATCAGAACGTTTAAAGCAGCACAAAAAGGATTTTCTCAGCTCGTCTGAACGCAGCTGGCCGCGGTGGTGTCATTACCTATACCGGCACTCCCTCAACACTCAAGGCCCCTCTCATTCCAAAAGCTCATCACCGCCACAAAATTTCACCTTTTGGTTACGCTGTAGCTACCATTGGCCATGGCAACGATCCTAAGACCAGTCTTCATCTACGGTACTCTATGTGCGAAGCCTCTTCTTGCCTGGGCTTTGACCGGCGACGCCACCAAGACCGCCCTCCTCCGTCCGGCCAAAGTGGAAAACATTGCCCGCTATGCACTTCACGGCCTCGATTACCCGGCCGCTATAAGAGAACCCGGCTCATGCACGGACGGATATCTCTTGCAACCAAAAACCTGCTCACAGCGGACGAAGCTCGACGACTTTGAAGGCAAGGTTTACCAAGCCGAGACGGTCCAGGCCAGGCTGTTAAGCGACGAGAGTGGAACCGCGGAGGGTTTGATTGAAGCAGACATATACCTATGGAATGGTGATAAAGACCTGGTTTCAGATAAATCCTGGGACCTGGACTGGTTTGTCCGGGAGAGACTAGAGGACTGGATAGGCCTCTTCGAGGGAATGGAGTTGCTTGGAGATGATGACGGTTGAGGGATCCGTGAAATCAAAGACAAAATACTGCTGAACACCATTGAACCTACAGCTTGTTCGTAATTTCTCCCTCAAATGTTTCTTTGGTGGCGTCTCCCTGCTCACCCTTCTCACGAGAATACTACTTGCTACTCGAAGTGACCAATCTGGAGATGAGATCATAAGAAGTTTGGTAAGGTGATTATGACACACGTCAAAATATCGTGCAGCATTAACGGTTACGACTAGAATTATCTTTGAACAGAAAGCCACAAACCACGTGGTTCTAAACTTTCACTCCTTGGACCGGCACTGGTCTGCGGGCTTCTGGTCCTTTGCTCCCTTGATGCAGTTGTTAGACACGTCCAagatcttcttctcgaccAGAGCGGCGCAGGCAGGCCCAAGAGAACCGCCCAAGTTGTTGTCGGACAGGTTCAGCACCTCCAAGCTCTCGAGCTTGCAAAGGTCTTCGGGGACGGATCCCGACAGCCTGTTGTAGCTGGCGTCGAACAGCGTGAGGTTCTGCGTCGCCCACGTCCTGGGGATCGACCCCGACAGGGCGTtgcccagcagcaggatcTCCTGGACGTGCTTCATGCTCCCGATTGACTTGGGGATGGAGCCGCTCAGCTTGTTGTTGGCCAGGGTAAGGTACAGGACGGGGGAGGACCCGAGGTTGTCCGGGATGCCGGACGAGAACCGGTTGTcgttgaggaagaggacgtcgaggtcgaggtcgaagaccTCGCGTGGGATGGGGCCGGAGAACTCGTTGAACCGCAGGTCGAGGAAGGTCAAGttgatgtcgaggacgcTCCTCGGGAAGGGGCCGGAGAGCTTGTTCGAGCTCAGGTCGATCTCGTACAGCCACTTGAGCGCCGTGAGGTCCTTCGGCAGCGACCCCGTGAAGTTGTTGGAGTTGGCGTGGAAGAAGGTCAGGTCCGTCATCTTGTCGAGGAAGCCGTCCAGCGTCAGGTGGTCTCCGTACAGGCCGAAACCGTTGAGGTCGATCCctgcgacggcctcggcgcccgtgTTGGGGTTGTGTTCGCAGTAGAAGCCATCGAGCTTGCAGACGTCGCCACCGCCAGTCCAGTTCTTGGTGATGCCTTCGGGCCCAGCAACTTTCTGCCTAAAGGATTGCGCAATGAGAAGATCCCTGCCCAGATTCGAGTCGCCAGTAGAGACAGgagcgccgagggcgagagaGAAAACGAACGACGAGAAAAGGAGCGTGAGGGGGGCCATTTTGATTGAAAAGAGTGACAACGAGGATGCAAGGCCGTGGCTTGTTCTGCTGTAACGGGAGCGACCAGCATCTATATATTCATCATCGTGCTCTGCAGGCTCTTAAGTGTCACGAAAGGAAAACACTGTGCTCATTTCCTCGTACCTAGTCATGTCCGATTGCCTGTCTGAGTTCTTCGTATTCCTCGCCCTTTGCAGAGTAGCACGACTCGTCTTGATTCTGCCCCCCACCTGTTCGCCGATTGTTCCGCCCTGGGGCCATCTATTAACCTTCAAGCTAGAGGGTCCATCCGCAATCCGGATGGCTGCAAATCAAATGTTAATGATCTGCCCAAAGTTTCACCTTGAACCAGCTTCGTCCAAGACTGGCTGGGAAGACCCATCGCCGAAGACTGGAAATGAACACTGGCAATGAAGCGTCTGCTTGAAATTGGAATCCACTCAATCTGACTTTTGTAGTGTAATAGCTTCATCAACACAGCAGTTCCACCCCCTGAGCCAAGTCACAAGCGGCAATGACCTGCTAACCTGGTGTGTGTTTCTGAGACTTGGAATCACTAGTCGCCTCAAGATTGGGTCCCGTCGAACGTTTTTATAGTACTTGTCAACCCTATTCACATGTGCAACAACCAATGAGCAGAGGGCATCAGCAGCAAACAAAAGTTTCAACACCATCTTGTTAGGTCAAACGCTCAACATCCTTTGCGTCATGAGAGAATGGTCATGGTTCACGTGAAAGCTGTGAATAAAAATGGAAAACCGTCATATCCAACTTCAACCCTATTTGAGTTTTAATCACACGATTCCAAAAGTAGCGCTGAGCATATTTCATCGCATCAGCCCAATGGAAAGCAAAGCAGAAAGACGCTGTGAGATAGATAGCTGCCTGACAGAGTCTGCAGAAATGCGTCGAAAGCCTCGCCAAAAGCCGATCAATAGTGACAAAAAGCAATGATTTACTCTGTATGGGAACGCTGGTAGAACATGCTTTATACAATGAATTTTACACCCTAGAACATGCCAGAAGACCTGGAACCTGACCTGTCTTGTTCCGGGAGCAGCTGGTAAGATACACAAGATTCCCAACCGACGTTACTATTCTTTCTTTTGCTTCCTGATGTTTGGTTCGTTTCAGTCGTATACCCCACGTGATGACACTCGGTACTATTGACGGGATACGCCCCTGTCGCCCAGGTACATGGATCACTCACCGGCAATAGGAGCTCATGGAAGACGCAACGCAGTGGAAAGTGGTTATCTTGTttccgtcgtcgacgaggaaatTCAAACAGAGTGGTGGTCTCGTTGTTTATTAAGAGGTCAAGACTGGACGAACCTCATCTGACCTTGGTCCCCGATCGGACTGTTCATTACGGCATCCCATCCTTAGCATTACTGATTCTCCCATTATTTTACGCAGAATTTCAAAAAGAATGAAAACTGGATACGCGGCTGTCGGCTGCTTACATGGTAGCATTCACGGGGCCGCTCCGGgacttggcggcgtcgaacaAGCTCTGGATATCGACCTGCCACTGCGCGAGGTCGGGGCGGAGGACACGGCGGTCGTACGTGACCAGGCCGttgacctcgccctcgacgtcgctcGTCTGCGtccagacgccgccgctgcacGCGTACATTTCGACCTGCTCGCGGAACTCCCTGAGGAGTACGCGGCCGCGGTAGTTGTAGGCCTCGAGGGTCTCGTCGATCTCGTACGTCTGGTTAATGGAGTCGATGGCCTGCTGCACATTCCACAGGCTGCGGTCTCCTCGTTAGTCACTTGAacaccggcgacgacgacgacgacgacgacgacgacgacaacgaaaAGAAGTATTATAGCGAGAACGCGTTGGACTTACTGCTCGATGGAGACGTTGTGTCCGATGCCGCCGAACTCGCCCTGGAATCCGATGCGGGCCTTGTCGTAAGGAGAGGAAGCAAGCGAGTAGAAGGGCGTGCCGCACTGGGGGTTGGCGTAGTGGTGGTTGTCTGAGTAGTCACCGAATCCGTGATCGAACCAGCCGCTGTTGGCGTTGACAAGTCTAGTGGGATCGATCCtgcggacgacgtcgacgagcttgGCCTCGGGGTACGGCGCGTTTCGGAGCTGGCCCCAACCCTCGTTATAGATGGTCCAGGTGACGATGCTGGTGTAGCTCTTGTGCTCCTCAATCATAATCTGCAGCTGGCGCTCGAACTCGGCCTGCTGTTCGGCGTTTGGCAGACGTCCAGAGTTGGCTGTCATGCTCGGCATATCCTGGATGACAAGCAGACCGAGCTGGTCACAGGCGTGATAGAACAAGTCGGGCTCGATTTTGATCTGCAGGGTGTCAAACACCGACTTTTGAGATTGCATCCATAGGTCAGTCAGTAGCTTACGTGCTTGCGGACCATATTCATTCCCAGTTTCTTGAGAATCTTCAGATCATAGGTCATGGCCTCCACGCTCGGCGGTGTGTGGAGTCCGTCAGGCCAGTATCCCTGGTCAAGGGTGCCGAACATGAAGATGAATTCGCCGTTCAGCAGAGGGCGCTTGATGCCGTTGACAACTCCGGTGGAGATGGTGCGGAAGCCGGTGTAACTCGTAACGTTATCGTTTCCGAGCCTCACGGTGATGTTGTATAAATTAGGGGTCGATGGTGACCAAACGCTGGGCGACGACACGGTAAAGTTGAAGGCGGTCCCGGAGTTCCCGGTGCCCTGCCCGACCGTCTTGCCGTTTTTGTCGACAACGGCGATCTGGACTTGCGACGAAGAGTTTGAGGAGCTGTGGACAAGAACGCTTACTACGCAGGGTTAGCTGTTATTGTGTGCCCGTTGAGACGATTCCTTGGATGTGACTTGCCGTGTCCCTTGTGGTCAGCGGCGACATCCAGTTGCGTGATGTGGTTCTGCGGCGCGCTCTCCAACCAAACCGTCTGCCAGATGCCAGAGCATGAGCGGTAGAAGATGTGCGAAGGCGTCCTCGTCTGCTTGCCGATTGGGACGACGTATCCCTCCTCATCTGTGGGGTCAAAGACAAACACAAGccttgggaggggggaagacTGTATCAGCTTGGTCCAACACGGGGATTTTCCATGCTGATTACTCACAAAGTGTTGTTGCCTCCGGGTTTAAGATACTGCGTCGCGTCGACCGTGAAGCGGAAATACCCTCCCCGGTGGAACGCGGCCTTCTTGCCGTTGATGAACACGGTGGCTTCGTagtcgacggcctcgaagtGGAGAAGTACCGACTGGTTCCCCCAGTTCTTGGGCACTTGGAAGGTCCTTGCCAGCCAAAAGTGAGGAACCTCAAGCTCCTGGATCCCTGACAACCCGCTCTCGATACACGAGGGGATGAGGACCTCGCGGTCTAGTGTGCTCCCGGCGGGCGGGTGACTGACATCTTTGTGTCCGCTCGCGGCCTGGAAGGTCCAGATGCCGTTCAGGTTGAGCCAGTTCTCCCGGCGCAGCTGCGGCCGCGGGTGTTCGGGCCACGGATTCGTGCCGACCTGGGACGTCCATTCCGTGTCGAGAGGCGGAGTCTGCAGTTTGTAGGGCTCCGCGGCGCCaaccgtcggcgccgagcctCCAGCGGTTGTCGTCGTATTTTGGGCATTTGTGAGGGCGGCCAGAGACAGCACCGTCAGCGCGGACGAGAGGAGCGTCTGCGTGAGATGCATCCTGAGAGATGCTAGATGGTGCCGAGTGTGTGTAGTACCGGTACTAAAGAGCCACGGAAGCTTGAGGAAGATGCAAGCAAAGATGCAGAGAACACGAGATAGAGGCCCTCGACACGAACGAGGGGTCACAGCGtaagaaggggggggacgTCTCTTGTTATACTCCAGAGAGTTGCTTGGAAAAGAGGGACGTTTTGACTTTTGATCGTTGAGACGAGCGTTGACAATCCAATCGACTTAAACGCTCCATGTTAAGGCGCAGCTTTCTCAGGCACATCAGATTGTCCCTCAACCGCCCCTTCCGGGCATCTCGGCATCGAATCAAGTGGAGGGACGACCGAACGACGCAAGCTATTTTCGAAAACTGCCTTCTCGCCAGGGTTGGTTGACTAGCAGTGACGTGCCATGCAGAAGCATGCAACGGTGCGTGCTAGTGAGCGAGCTGTGtagtcccccctccccacaCATTCATCATAAGTCGGCGGTCGCACTTCTCAGTTCCCCCTGTCTTGGCCGCTTGGCTTCTGAGGGGGGAACAACGGGGCCTGGTGCTACATACAACGTTCgtgttggttggttggttggctgGATTGCCGGATGGGTAACATGTGAGTAATGAGAACATCGAAATAAGCAGCAGGCCGAATCAATCGCTGTGTGTCTGTGAGTTGGTACCATGAGCAGCACGTGGGGAGTCGTTTGATGGCACAGAAGACCTGCATGATGCGGTCATCTGGAGAGGGGGAGATGGTCGGCCACAAGACCTCATGCTGGTCGATCACGTCTTTCATTGCGAGCATAAGGCTAGTCGGTCTGGCATCTTCGGCTGGCTGCTTCAAAGGGTGAGGCGGAGAACGAGGAGCAGTGCGTCTAATTACTGCAGAGGGTTGCAACGTCTGACCGACAGgtccctcttcccctcgTTCAAAGGGTTCCATCCTTCTAAAGTGCAGCTGCTATGatagagagagggggggttgCCCCGTTATGCTTGAGGTGGCAGTTCATGGGACGGAGGGGCGAGTGATCAACAGGCCCCTTTGCTTAGGGAACGCCAAAATCATCCGGTTTCGCCATGGCGAACTGACACCGCCAGGCATCGTACAGTAGCTAAAAGAAGTCGTACTCTCCCAGCCCTCTTCGTATGAAGCCTGGTCACCGGGCTTCTACATCTCAAGACACACCAAGCATGCCTAGAACCGTAGGATTTCCTCTGTGTTTTTCTTCACATCCCCTTTTGGGCGGGGAGCGGCAGGTTTACTGACCATACCCTACTGGCCCCTCTATTCTCCCCCTCACCACCGCGGGAGGGGCTGAACCTTGTTTTAATTCCCGGACCATGCATGCGGGGATTACTCCGCGAGAtcgacgggggggggggggggggggcagcgTCTCATTTCCCTCTGCCGACTTGGCTAGATGGCTGAGGTCTTCATGACCGGCGGCCGCCCAACCAGGTGACCTTTGTGTTTCCTAGACGGCCAAATGGTCTCGTTGACAGTGCACGGGTTTTCATGGCCCGACTTCCTTATGGACTTCACGTGGATGTATGTTTGGTGTGTTGTGCTGGTTTCTTCCGACCACCTACATTACTGCTCCCATCGGCCCTGTGTCCACCGAGGCGCATAACGCTCGTGAAGTCCCATAAATGACCTATTGAATCCATGCCCCTGTACGCTGCATCCTCATCTCTCGCTGTAGCCTgacatcctcgtcctcatcgctGTGAGTGCTCGACCTGGCAAACATGTCAAGTTCTTGTTGATGTAACCATAATACGGATGAACATGTGAGGTATCGCACTTGAATGGGTCACAAAAGGTGTCATTAGGATAGACGTTTTTGCACAAACCAACAGACCACATGGCCGATGATGGTCAGGTTGGATTACACGTATATCTTACAAGATTCGCTATGGGAAAATATATGTTTTGAATGATATATGATAGCAGAGAGTGACGCGAGAGATATCGAAGGGTCCGTATTTCTCTGCGACGTGGTCAAGGGGAACCAGCCGAAAACGATGTGttaatgtacatgcatagtgagcggatcaacatagtgagcggatcactttccccttctttcttacctttcctccttacaacaactttcctctacgcacgactatggaatcctcctcaaatgaaagccgcattattcttgcacttaaagctatccaaaaagacccaaaactatccgtacgaaaagcagcctctatctacaagatcccattctcaacccttaactaccgacgcatcggacgactaccacgacaagaaacgcgatcgaaatcaatgaagatgactgagctagaagaaacagtgattcttgaacgagttattgacctaatcgatcgaggatttccaccgcgacttgacgacgtacgagatatggctgattgcctccttgacgaacgcgacgcgacgcgtgttggaccccgatgggcagagaacttcgtacgacgtcaaccacaactaaagacgcgttttcgacgtagaatcgactatcagagggcattagctgaggatcctgcaattgtgcaggcctggtttgccctcgtacgaaacacaatcgcaaagtacggaatccacgatgacgatatctacaattttgatgagacaggcttcttgatgggaatgctgtcgcacgcaaaggttgttacaacttccgaccgtaagggaaggcctcgtacgaagcagcctggcaatcgcgaatgggtttctgtcattcagggcgtatgtgcagatggctgggcgctgcctccgtacgtcatcgtcaagggcaaatatcacctcctctcgtggtataccaatggccaattcccaccccaatggcgcgtccaccctagcgaaaatggatggactacaaatgagattggcctagattggctacagcattttgaaaagtgcacaaagtctcgtacgaagggtgctttccggctcctaatccttgatggccacaacagccacaagtccaccaagtttgacgattactgcaaggaacacagcattattgctctttgcatgcctccccattcatcgcacgagctccagcctcttgatgttggctgttttagtccactaaaggcgtcgtacggcaaggaaattgagaaaatgatgcggatgcagattacgcacattactaaggacgatttctttcctgcctttaaggcagccttttttacttcaatgggtgaagaaaacgtacgagctggctttagacaggctggccttgtcccttttaacccagaagtagttatttcccggctggatttcaagccaaagacgccaacaccatccaactcacgcccaagcagccagggctcctgggacccaaagacaccaactacagcacatgacgccgtacgaagctctgcatcacttaagaaaaggattactagtcatcaacatagctcaccaacccatttgtacgaagtagttgacttgcaggctaaaggtattagcaagttagcacacaaactagctcttgttgaagctgagtgccgtgggcttcgtacggcaaatgagatactaagcaagcgtcggagggctaaaaaaacccaactacgtcttggagggtcccttaatgcagctgaagcagaggcaatccgggtagagaagggtattgttgatgctggaggcgaaaatgtgcgtcaggagggagctcgtacagaggggggtgaattgcgcggtcggcgatgtggcaattgcggaaagactggacataacgtacgaacatgtcaggtagtttgggagacctctgaagaagaggatgataagtagttttaattgatttcgtacgatgctgctgaattaacttacaataatagtaggaaggtagagaaaggtgatccgctcactatgttgatccgctcactatgcatgtacgttacTCCGAACATGAGATTTATGGCGAGTTAGTAACCGGTTCCTAGCAGAACGCAAAAGAAAACCACAGGAccaaggcggcgacggatgTCGTTCTCACGAGTCGTTTTTCATCCGAGGCCAAGTCGTCTGAAATCCCGACCTAAAACGTAGAGATGAGGTGCATAAAACTGCACAATGTCGAAAAGTTTCAGTACGCCAGGACCGGGAGCGGCTCGCGAAACGTCAAACATGATTCAAGCAGGTGAACATGTTCGACACTTCGGGAAAACTTCCTTGCTTTGCATGGAAGAGAGCTAAACCTAAAATACAGCCTCATTTGGCATGACTTTGGCAACTTTGAACTGCGACTGCGAGCATGCCACATAAACCGACACGCCCATCTTCGAGAAGCCTGAGAGCCAAAGACTCACGGACGTGGAAGGACTCAATGCCGCGTAGGAGAGACATCAGCCAAGTAGCATCCAATCCATAAGTCTTGGCAACAACATACCTGGAGCAATTTGGGCAAGTTCACTCACCGTGAGGCCATGGAATGCCGCTCGCTTTCGTGTACAGGCTAGCACCCAAGTTTGACCACCAGTCAGACTTTGCATATCTCTCGAGATTTATCAACCCCACAGTCAAGCCTTATTCTGGAAGTTTGGTGGCCAATGCGGCCAAAGACATACACATGCTaccaagtccatccattccGATAC
This sequence is a window from Colletotrichum higginsianum IMI 349063 chromosome 8, whole genome shotgun sequence. Protein-coding genes within it:
- a CDS encoding Disease resistance protein, which codes for MATILRPVFIYGTLCAKPLLAWALTGDATKTALLRPAKVENIARYALHGLDYPAAIREPGSCTDGYLLQPKTCSQRTKLDDFEGKVYQAETVQARLLSDESGTAEGLIEADIYLWNGDKDLVSDKSWDLDWFVRERLEDWIGLFEGMELLGDDDG
- a CDS encoding Crisp-1, giving the protein MAPLTLLFSSFVFSLALGAPVSTGDSNLGRDLLIAQSFRQKVAGPEGITKNWTGGGDVCKLDGFYCEHNPNTGAEAVAGIDLNGFGLYGDHLTLDGFLDKMTDLTFFHANSNNFTGSLPKDLTALKWLYEIDLSSNKLSGPFPRSVLDINLTFLDLRFNEFSGPIPREVFDLDLDVLFLNDNRFSSGIPDNLGSSPVLYLTLANNKLSGSIPKSIGSMKHVQEILLLGNALSGSIPRTWATQNLTLFDASYNRLSGSVPEDLCKLESLEVLNLSDNNLGGSLGPACAALVEKKILDVSNNCIKGAKDQKPADQCRSKE
- a CDS encoding Glycosyl hydrolase family 2, with translation MHLTQTLLSSALTVLSLAALTNAQNTTTTAGGSAPTVGAAEPYKLQTPPLDTEWTSQVGTNPWPEHPRPQLRRENWLNLNGIWTFQAASGHKDVSHPPAGSTLDREVLIPSCIESGLSGIQELEVPHFWLARTFQVPKNWGNQSVLLHFEAVDYEATVFINGKKAAFHRGGYFRFTVDATQYLKPGGNNTLLVFVFDPTDEEGYVVPIGKQTRTPSHIFYRSCSGIWQTVWLESAPQNHITQLDVAADHKGHGKSHPRNLSVLVHSSSNSSSQVQIAVVDKNGKTVGQGTGNSGTAFNFTVSSPSVWSPSTPNLYNITVRLGNDNVTSYTGFRTISTGVVNGIKRPLLNGEFIFMFGTLDQGYWPDGLHTPPSVEAMTYDLKILKKLGMNMVRKHIKIEPDLFYHACDQLGLLVIQDMPSMTANSGRLPNAEQQAEFERQLQIMIEEHKSYTSIVTWTIYNEGWGQLRNAPYPEAKLVDVVRRIDPTRLVNANSGWFDHGFGDYSDNHHYANPQCGTPFYSLASSPYDKARIGFQGEFGGIGHNVSIEHLWNVQQAIDSINQTYEIDETLEAYNYRGRVLLREFREQVEMYACSGGVWTQTSDVEGEVNGLVTYDRRVLRPDLAQWQVDIQSLFDAAKSRSGPVNATM